One segment of Argiope bruennichi chromosome 11, qqArgBrue1.1, whole genome shotgun sequence DNA contains the following:
- the LOC129957540 gene encoding tRNA N(3)-methylcytidine methyltransferase METTL6-like — protein MQPDICGHYARKLSGEEIEQLSKDKVLLTEFKRNKLEAEAKKNWDLFYKRNKTNFFKDRHWTKREFEELANISKDNKQKPVLLEVGCGVGNFIFPLISEGTSFFIHAFDFSPQAIDLLKKNSLYDPITCNAFVCDITQEILSEKIAPESVDVATMIFVLSAIHPDKMPFVLKNIFEVLRPGGMLLIRDYGLYDQAMLRFGPGHKLDENFYVRQDGTRAFYFSEEYLQKLTTDAGFIVVLNKYVSRETVNRKENICVPRVYIQGKFYKPELNNLNSKPNEL, from the exons ATGCAACCAGATATTTGTGGCCATTATGCTCGCAAATTGAGCGGCGAAGAAATAGAACAGCTATCTAAGGATAAAGTTTTGTTAACTGAATTCAAACGAAATAAGTTAGAAGCTGAAGCGAAGAAAAACTGGGATTTATTTTATAagcgaaataaaacaaatttctttaaggATAGGCATTGGACAAAACGTGAATTCGAAGAACTCGCCAATATATCCAAA gaTAATAAACAGAAACCTGTTTTATTAGAAGTTGGTTGTGGTGTTGGCAACTTTATATTTCCTTTGATTTCTGAAGGAACGTCATTCTTCATCCATGCTTTTGATTTCTCACCTCAAGCTATAGATTTACTTAAG aagaatagCTTATATGACCCAATTACTTGTAATGCATTTGTCTGTgatataactcaagaaatattaaGTGAGAAAATTGCTCCAGAATCTGTTGATGTGGCTAccatgatttttgttttatcagCAATTCATCCTGACAAGAtgccttttgttttaaaaaatatttttgag gTTCTACGACCAGGTGGTATGCTGCTAATAAGAGATTATGGCCTGTATGATCAAGCTATGCTGCGATTTGGCCCTGGTCATAAgcttgatgaaaatttttatgtacgACAGGATGGCACTAGAGCCTTTTATTTTTCTGAgg AATACCTTCAGAAGTTAACTACTGATGCAGGATTCATAGTTgtattgaataaatatgtttcaagAGAAACTGTTAATCGAAAAGAAAACATCTGTGTACCCAGAGTTTATATtcaaggaaaattttataaacctgAACTGAACAATTTAAATAGTAAACCAAATGAGCTGTGa
- the LOC129957476 gene encoding bcl-2-like protein 1: MTTPILLSTCMAVPVYVAEEIAVGRCVFQNFVHEEFEEEGVPDEILEEVAEEILEENELQNDHSSAAHHYVDENFAHALHHVGGESPFVIQSSRIIGATIREIANEFAQSRERQRIKEEADKVNLSTINYQGFYTILEEVFRQGVNKYNVVALFYFCADVLIKCVKSQLKDIGIKLFKWAIQYIVNRVCAWVARHGGWEKAIKHTFNNNGQYIVIGAAVGICAVGCFILYKWNS; this comes from the exons ATGACTACACCAATTCTTCTTTCCACCTGCATGGCTGTACCAGTGTATGTTGCTGAGGAAATTGCAGTGGGAAGATGTGTGTTCCAAAACTTTGTACATGAAGAATTTGAAGAAGAAGGTGTGCCTGATGAAATTCTTGAAGAAGTAGCTGAGGAAATCCTAGAAGAAAATGAACTGCAGAACGATCACAGTTCTGCAGCTCATCATtatgttgatgaaaattttgCTCATGCACTGCATCATGTTGG tggtGAAAGTCCCTTTGTAATACAGAGCTCTCGAATTATTGGGGCTACCATTCGAGAAATAGCTAATGAATTTGCCCAAAGTAGAGAAAGACAGCGCATAAAAGAGGAAGCTGATAAG GTTAATTTATCTACCATTAATTATCAAGGATTCTATACAATATTGGAAGAAGTTTTTAGACAAGGTGTTAACAAATATAATGTGGttgctttattttacttttgtgctGATGTTCTCATCAAATGCGTTAAATCACAGCTGAAAGACATTGGCATCAAGTTATTTAAATGGGCTATACAGTACATCGTAAATCGTGTGTGTGCCTGGGTTGCTAGACATGGTGGATGG gaaaaagcAATCAAACACACATTCAATAATAATGGTCAGTATATTGTAATTGGTGCAGCTGTAGGCATTTGTGCTGTAGGTTGCTTTATTTTGTACAAATGGAACAGTTAA